ATGTCCTCAAGGACTGCTCCAAACTTCACAAGGATTCCAACAACTATTTCAAGGAACACAGCACTCATGCAACCTCTCCAAAGCCCCTTAAGCTTCTTCAAGGACCCCTACAACCTATTCAAGGCACCTCCAGCTTTTTCATGCTCCCTACATCCTCCTCGGTGACTAAAATGTTCTCAAGGACTCCTGCAATGTCCTCATGGATTCCTACAACCATATCAAGGACTACAAACTCTCAAGGTCcctcaaaacattttcagagacTTCTGCAGTCTCTTCAAGGACCCCTACAACCTCCTTAAGAACATGTACAATCTATATGAGGACCCAGGTTCTTAGATGGACCCTTGAAAACTCTTCAAGACTTCTACAACCTCTACAATGGCCCATAAGCTTTCTCAAGGACCCCTGCAACCTATTCAAGGCCACTTAAGCTTCCTCAGGGTCTATACATCCTTCTTAAGAACTACAATGCCCTCAAGGACCTACTACAACCTGTATTGTGGATTCCAGCAACACTCTCAAAGACCTTCAAAGCATTCTCAGGGACTACAGTCTCTTCAAGGACCTACTTGAGGACTTCTACAAGCTCCTCAAGTACACTTACAGCCCATTCAAGGCCCCTTAATCTTCCTTGGGCTAACTAAAACATGCTTAAGGACTACAATATCCTCAAGGACTGCAACAACCTCATCAAGGACTTCTATAAGCATCTTAAGGATTACAATATCCTGGGGGACCCCCAAGGCAATGTCCAGAGCTTTTGAAATCTCTTCAAGGGCTTTTACAACCTCTTTAAGGACTATAATATCCTCAAGGTCTGTTACAATCTCCTCAAGATAGAGAAGAACACTCATTCAAGGTCCATTAAGCATCCTTGAGGCACATACAACCTCCTCAAGGACTACAATATCCTTAACAATGCTTACGAATTccccaaaagaaagaaaatcacgCTCAAAGTTTGTAGTTTGGAGCTTCAGCCAGCAGATAGCGCCAGATCGCcattaaaaacatacatgtgAGACTGTTACTTCCTGTCTGACATCAGCTGGTTTCTCCTGAGAGTGACAGCACTGTCAGACTGAGACCTCTTTCCTCCATCACACTCTCTTTAGTCCTGATTTTAATCTCAGGAATAAGGAGCCTCTGCCTGTCAGAGCTCTGGATCCCTGCAGAGTTTCCAGCAGAGCATCATCTCCTACAAACTGCAGAGTTTAAAGGCATAAAATCAGAAATGTTTGAATTCAGGTGTCAGGAAATCATGTTCATGTTAATGTGAGCGACAGTCAGGGTCTGATAAAGGTTTGCTGCAGTTGTGAGGTAAGAATCTGTGCGCAGATtgatttgtgtatgtttgtattgtgctgtttttacaaTATAGACATAAACTTTATAAGGCAGCTATAaataatggaaaacaaacattagTGTATATACCTATCTGCAAGCACAAAGACCTGCAACTAatgatttatgttattttacgTTAATCAAAACTTTAATGCGATACatgtaatgtataaaaatatactgctcgagatatatatatatatatatatatatatatatatatatacatatatatatatatatatatatatatatatatatatatatatatatatatatatatatataaaagggGATAAGtggaaattttcattttaaagttaagttgttggatactttttttgttctgccATAGTGTCTCTTTTATGCAGCCACTTGGGGGAGCTATAGTAGAATTTTTCCAATTCTATAGAGACTATTTACATTGTAGATGCCACTAAACTGCATCAAGTCCTGCAACCTCTTCAAGGACCTCAAAATCTCTCCAAAAAGTTCTGCAACCTCTTTAAATCCCCTGCAGCCTCCTCCAGGGCTCCTACAAACTCTTCAAGGACCCCCATAATATCCCCAAGGTTCTCTGCAATCTTTCCAAGGTCTTCTGCAACCTCTTCAAGGCCCTCACCCACCTTCCTATGATACACTAAAACTTCCTCAAGGGCTCCATCAACCTCTTCAAGGATCCCCACAATCTCCTCACGGCCCCCTATAATCTTGTCAAGGGTTCCTACAACCTCTTCAAGGCCCTCACAACCTTCGCAGGAAGTCCACCAACCTCAGTGAACTTCTACAACCTTGTAAAGGGCTGCTATGATGTATTCAAGGCCCTCACATCCTCCCCAGGTGTCCTTTAACCTCATCAAAGTCCTATAACCTTGTCAAGGGCATCTACAGCCTCTCCAAGGCTCTTGCAACCTCCAAATaagtcccacacacacacacacctccttaAATGCTCTTACAACCATTTCAAGGCTCTCACAACCTCCTCCGGTGTCTTTTCACCTCATTGaagtccaaaaacctcatcaagGACTCCTAAAACCTCTTCAAGGCCCCTCACAACCTCCTCAGAGAGTCTTACAACGTCCATAAAAGCTCCTACAATCTCTTCAAGGCCTTCTCCAGACCTTCAAGAAGATCTGCAATCTCCCCAAGGTCCCctgattcattttctttcttgtttacttCTAATTAGTTCCCTAATATTAAATTAAGTTAACAGGTCTATATTTAGTTTAACACAGTTGGctaaatatattcaaatttgagataaaacacatttgtttttaaaatgagccTTTTTCTGTCGAACTGAATGAATCATTTCTCTGTTTCATTCATAAACCTGTTgaatctgtgtgtctgtggccaacacacacacacacgcacacacatacacacacactcctctaaGCTCCGCCCCTCCCGGGTAGAGACGGGAGACCGGCTGGTGAATAAGTAACATTCATTAAAGAagcggacagacagacagatactgACCCGTCTCTAACTGTCTCACCTCTGCAGCGGCTGACCGTCGGCACTGTGGCCGGTGTTTGACGCTGTTGGTCGGTGTTGGAGTCACAGACGGACCGCTGGACCGACAGATAGCGGACAGGTAAGACCTCTCACCGTCGGTACTCATCCAACTGTGTTTCTGTGGTGCTCCCATTATTTTTCCtacataattacatttactcAGTCAGCTCACTACTTATTTGACACCTTCAGTCAGTGGTGAAGTACATATTGGCCTACttatgtacttaagtacaaattcaaGGTACTTGTAGCCtaatttacttaagtatttttattttatgctatttattCTTGTATCTCAGAGACAGATATCATACTTTCTACAGcgttacatttatctgacagctttataTAATAGGTGAGGAATATGCAGACTGAGAATATACcaaaagaaatatattaattttataagtaaatgttttgtacataaaatgtcttaaactaCCTAACAGTATGGctatattaaataatataaatgagcTCCACCTTGAAAAATTATAACAGCAAAATGCTAATGACTTTGTTATGTAACATtcctaaaattaaatattactttaaagtacatttttatagTAATACATATATACTTTTACATCATTGTCACTTTCAGTGCAGGACTTGTAGTGGAGTATTGTCTTAGTTTGATGtaagtacttttactaaaataaaggatctgaatacttgtTCCACTGTCTTTAGTTATAAGTTGGAAATCCagattaatacaaaatatgatcaaaaaataaattatgctGCATTAGAATGGGTAAAATTTTATTGATCCCTTGTTGAAATTGATAAACTACCCAGCAgtatataatgaaaaaatatttatagtccaataatataatatatagtatTCTGAAATAGGCCATTCTTCATAATTTAAGATCCACTTACTGGATCATCCTTGTTccttaaattaagatttttttgcatttattttcaagtttatgagtaaaatttgacattaaaaattaaacaaagtttaaattcAACTCCACAAATCCAACATtactaaaattaaatgtaacaaagagtttattttatttatttttttttagaaggtATTTATCTAAATTTGTAGGATAAACTTAAAGATCTGGAACGTATAAGATATTGTTACAGGTGATGataacaatatattttaaatttacaacacttttatttctgaatatttttgaaCCAGTATGTCTTGAGAGGACATTCAGACAATAAAAGTAATCATAAtcataactttatttatgtatcagCTTTCAAATTAAAGTGCTgtagtaaaaacaaataataaaagtaagtaATTGTATAATATTATAACACTGTGATGATGAAAGACAGTAACGTCTGAGCTGAGTGAAGACTAGTTATTATATGACAGCTGATGCACAGAGCGAAGTCACAGACGCTGACAGTAACCTGTTTGTAAACTCATCTAATCGCTTTGTGCGTCCGTCAGCGTTCCTGAAGACGATGTTCAGACGCCACAAACTGTAATTACTGCTTTACACTTCACCTCGAAGTCCCGAAGAGAAAAACCTGACAGACAGCAGCTCAGAACACACGGCATGTTCAGTACAAAGCAATGACAGCAGCTCATCAAACTTTTCTCCACTTTCGCACGTCCTCGGTCGTTAAACAGTGGTATCTGAATTCATCAGTCTCTTTCTGCTGACAGGTTTAATTTGAAAGTCGTCCTCGActtcctgaatgtctggatgaATGCCTCCGTTTCTGTGCAGCTGCTCTCTTCTCGATTTCCACCTTCACGCTGCAAAAAGATAATTGCTTTTTATGGGTTTGCTTTCATCATCCAGCAGACAAATGTCTTTATCCagcttctttttcatttttctttatcgCATCGTATCGTTCTCTtcagacacagagaaaagagtAACTAACAATTTTTCATTACTGATTAATCTCCAAATTATGCTCTCTAAGAAGCGATTATTTGGTCcataaatgtcagaaaataggtTTCCTAAAACTCgaggtgacatcttcaaatgtctaattttgcccaaccaacagtccaaggCAGAAAACAGTTCATCCTTTGGGAGTCAGGCTCTGTCTGCATGACAGATATTTTTGGAAACAGTTTTTTGCTCTACATGGGGTTTTAGGTCTCTAAAATACATagtttaatgtagtttttaaatattttccaaacctctttgaaatctgagcaaatttgtgatttattgttaaaaaaaaaagaataaataaaaatgtagggagaagcaacttaagaagacatGGCCCATAAAGGAagcaagatatttttttaaaatcacaaaaacatctcTGAAAATGGGCATGTAATATGGAATATGtagacattttttctgcattaatttaaatattcaattgTCATAATTATTGATTGGCTACTTAAATTGTGGGGATTCAATTAGTTAAAGGTGACTATTAATGGATTATTAACAGTtttcttatatatttaaaataatgttacaaaataagaagaataaatatttaattttttaagcattttgttgaagtttttttttatttttactttttatttatttggtttttattttcaagtaatattATTGTaagttttaattctttttttttttcaattttggggcaatttcttgttaatttcttGTCActgtcttcccatgtttatgagtgaaatcaagccagtttgttcaggtttcaaaggattaatttCTGAGGGTGGCAGCGAGTTTAAAGCAAAGACGGATGGTCTCACCACGCAAGAGAAAAAACGCTGATCTCTACTTGCTCCGCAAAGGTTAGAACCAGCTGGTGAAGATAACAAAGcttttagcagctaaagagacggatatttccctcaggaggaggtggagaccaaaaacagagctaaaagtaGAAATATCATCAGCtgatacaaacacaaagactcTTAGTGAATCATCATGTTGCTCTGTAACATCTAAAAAGTGATAATGcgtcagtgttgtgttttgaaTGTACCCTGTGCGGTTTGTGACCACAAGCAGGACTATAGATCCGGTTAGCAGCTCAGTTAAAAAGCAGATGCACGCACTCATGCTCGCAGGTAATAAAGTGATTCAGCTGACTGACAGTTGACGACGGTAATAAGCCAAGAAATGTAGCCGGCAGAGGTGTAGAAGAAGACTGCcagccaataaaaacatgaaaattcaGCAGGTTTTCAGGCCTCCGGGCCTAAAAACCTGAAAGCGTGTTACAATAGTAACACTGAACCTTTGTTAGCAGAGCACTTTTGGACCTGATGTTTCATGATGAGTCACACTTCTGACAATCTGCTGACTCAGTTTTTCCTCAAAAGCTTTTATTGAATGAGGCTCTAAACAAACAATAATTGACGGATTAACAGAGTTACCAAATCTTTTTATAAACTCGCTGAAATGTGGCGATTTTTATGTAGCTTCCATGTGAAGTTCCTGCTGCTCTTGTCATTGTTTTAAACCTGTCGACTTCCTGTTTTCTCCTCCCGCAGGTCACACGGCAGTGATGTCATCGCTCCCGCTCTTCCTCCTGCCCTTCCTCATCCTCACTCCGGCCTCAGCGCTGGAGTTTCGTTACCATGACAACCGTGAGATCGAGCAGTACCTCCTCCAGGTCAACGCCTCCAACCCCGACGTCACACACCTGTACAGCATCGGCCGCTCCGTCAGAGGTAACagcacacctgtctgtctgtctgtctgtctgtctgtctgtctgcctgcctgcctgtctgtctctctgtctgtctgcctgtctgtctgcctgcctgcctgtctgtctgtctgtctgtctgcctgtctgtctgtctgtctgtctgtctgcctgcctgcctgtctgtctgtctgtctgtctgtctgcctgcctgcctgcctgtctgtctgtc
This genomic interval from Plectropomus leopardus isolate mb chromosome 22, YSFRI_Pleo_2.0, whole genome shotgun sequence contains the following:
- the LOC121961682 gene encoding carboxypeptidase M-like — translated: MSSLPLFLLPFLILTPASALEFRYHDNREIEQYLLQVNASNPDVTHLYSIGRSVRGQQLWVLALGLSPHRHTVGIPEFKYVANMHGNESVSEIFGSVLFILCMDDLSF